A single genomic interval of Streptomyces sp. 1222.5 harbors:
- a CDS encoding class E sortase translates to MTALRPEREDLYGESPYESYGGAPDAGRRGGRHAGRRADPPTAAMPAITDRTGAPGTPARPFSEEMTAPMAAVDPSVPHVPRPSGAHRPPADDETMALRIPGPSGPDPDNGPLRASGAPSAPSATGITPGGRAERRKAAKRRGGRHGGAREAAPASAPASGRPLSRVEARRQARARKPSPSVIASRAIGEVFITTGVLMLLFVTYQLWWTNVRAHAQAGSETHQLQDDWANGKRNPGVFAPGQGFAILHIPKLDVVAPIAEGVSNKAVLDKGMVGHYGEGALKTAMPDARTGNFGLAAHRNTHGEPFRYINRLQSGDEVVVETQDEYFVYKVASMLPVTPPSNTSVLDPVPKGSGFTEPGRYITLTTCTPEFTSKYRLIVWGKMVEERPRSKGKPDALIE, encoded by the coding sequence GTGACCGCGCTGCGCCCCGAGCGCGAGGACTTGTACGGGGAGAGCCCGTACGAGTCCTACGGCGGTGCGCCTGACGCCGGTCGCCGCGGCGGCCGTCATGCCGGTCGCCGAGCGGATCCGCCCACGGCGGCGATGCCGGCGATCACCGACCGAACGGGGGCCCCGGGTACACCGGCGCGGCCCTTCTCCGAGGAGATGACGGCTCCGATGGCCGCCGTCGACCCCTCGGTCCCCCACGTCCCCCGGCCGTCCGGCGCCCACAGGCCCCCCGCGGACGACGAGACGATGGCACTGCGGATCCCCGGCCCGTCGGGCCCGGACCCCGACAACGGGCCCCTACGGGCCTCTGGAGCCCCTTCCGCCCCTTCGGCCACTGGAATCACGCCCGGCGGCCGTGCGGAGCGCAGGAAGGCCGCCAAGCGCCGCGGTGGCCGCCACGGCGGGGCCCGGGAGGCGGCGCCCGCGTCGGCCCCGGCGTCGGGCCGGCCGCTGTCCCGGGTGGAGGCCCGGCGGCAGGCACGAGCGCGGAAACCGAGCCCGTCCGTGATCGCGAGCCGGGCGATCGGCGAGGTGTTCATCACCACCGGCGTGCTGATGCTGCTGTTCGTCACCTACCAGCTGTGGTGGACCAACGTCCGGGCGCACGCCCAGGCGGGCAGTGAGACGCACCAGTTGCAGGACGACTGGGCGAACGGCAAGCGGAACCCGGGTGTGTTCGCCCCGGGCCAGGGCTTCGCCATCCTGCACATCCCCAAGCTGGACGTGGTCGCGCCGATCGCGGAGGGCGTCAGCAACAAGGCGGTGCTCGACAAGGGCATGGTCGGGCACTACGGCGAGGGCGCGCTGAAGACCGCGATGCCCGACGCGCGAACCGGCAACTTCGGCCTAGCGGCGCACCGCAACACCCACGGCGAACCGTTCCGGTACATCAACCGGCTCCAGTCCGGCGACGAGGTCGTGGTCGAGACGCAGGACGAGTACTTCGTCTACAAGGTGGCCTCGATGCTTCCGGTGACCCCGCCGTCCAACACGAGCGTGCTGGACCCCGTCCCCAAGGGCTCGGGCTTCACCGAGCCCGGCCGCTACATCACCCTCACCACCTGTACGCCGGAGTTCACCAGCAAGTACCGGCTGATCGTCTGGGGCAAGATGGTCGAGGAACGCCCGCGCAGCAAGGGAAAGCCGGACGCGCTCATCGAGTAG
- a CDS encoding aminodeoxychorismate/anthranilate synthase component II, whose protein sequence is MSARILVVDNYDSFVFNLVQYLYQLGAECEVLRNDEVSTAHAQDGFDGVLLSPGPGTPEQAGVCVDMVRHCAATGVPVFGVCLGMQSMQVAYGGVVDRAPELLHGKTSPVEHAGKGVFAGLPSPFTATRYHSLAAEPATVPAELEVTARTHDGIIMGLRHRELPVEGVQFHPESVLTEHGHRMLANWLAECGDQGAVARSAGLAPVVGRATA, encoded by the coding sequence GTGAGTGCGCGGATTCTCGTCGTCGACAACTACGACAGCTTCGTCTTCAACCTGGTCCAGTACCTGTACCAGCTGGGCGCCGAGTGCGAGGTGCTGCGCAACGACGAGGTGTCGACGGCGCACGCCCAGGACGGCTTCGACGGCGTCCTGCTCTCACCCGGACCGGGGACACCGGAGCAGGCCGGCGTGTGCGTGGACATGGTCCGCCACTGTGCCGCGACCGGGGTGCCGGTCTTCGGGGTGTGCCTCGGCATGCAGTCGATGCAGGTGGCCTACGGCGGTGTGGTCGACCGGGCGCCCGAGCTGCTGCACGGCAAGACCTCACCGGTCGAGCACGCGGGCAAGGGCGTCTTCGCGGGCCTGCCCTCCCCCTTCACGGCGACCCGTTACCACTCCCTGGCCGCCGAGCCGGCCACGGTACCGGCCGAGCTGGAGGTGACCGCCCGCACCCACGACGGCATCATCATGGGGCTGCGCCACCGTGAACTACCGGTCGAAGGAGTGCAGTTCCACCCCGAGTCGGTCCTGACCGAGCACGGGCACCGGATGCTGGCCAACTGGCTGGCGGAGTGCGGCGACCAGGGTGCCGTGGCGAGGTCGGCGGGGCTCGCCCCGGTGGTGGGCAGGGCCACGGCGTGA
- a CDS encoding class E sortase, translated as MRVIGRTVSELCITVGALIVLFVVYVLFWTGVRADSAMSDQIDRLQRQWASGPVRPGTPRGEQTSASERQGRPRPYRYGRAFAIMYIPRLGFTWNKPVLQGTGRDVLAKGLAHYAGTARLGGRGNFAVAGHRRTYGDPFKDFPRLRPGNAVVLTDGSTWFTYRIDKGPYKTVPTDVEVIDPVPRKSGYTGPGRYLTLTTCDPEWGHSHRLIVWAHLDSTQPVKAGEPRALRR; from the coding sequence GTGCGCGTGATCGGCCGGACCGTCAGCGAGCTGTGCATCACCGTCGGCGCCCTGATCGTGCTCTTCGTCGTGTACGTGCTCTTCTGGACGGGCGTCCGTGCCGACAGCGCCATGAGCGACCAGATCGACCGGCTGCAACGGCAGTGGGCCTCGGGCCCCGTCCGGCCGGGAACCCCCCGCGGCGAGCAGACGTCCGCGTCGGAGCGGCAGGGCAGGCCGCGGCCGTACCGCTACGGCAGGGCCTTCGCGATCATGTACATACCGCGGCTCGGTTTCACGTGGAACAAGCCCGTGCTGCAGGGCACCGGCCGGGACGTGCTGGCCAAGGGCCTCGCCCACTACGCGGGGACCGCCCGGCTCGGCGGGCGGGGCAACTTCGCGGTGGCCGGGCACCGGCGCACCTACGGCGACCCGTTCAAGGACTTCCCGCGGCTGCGGCCGGGGAACGCGGTGGTGCTCACGGACGGCTCGACCTGGTTCACGTATCGGATCGACAAAGGGCCCTACAAAACGGTTCCGACGGACGTTGAGGTGATCGACCCTGTGCCACGTAAGTCCGGGTACACGGGTCCGGGCCGGTACCTGACGCTGACCACGTGCGATCCGGAATGGGGGCACAGCCACCGGCTGATCGTCTGGGCGCATCTGGACTCCACACAGCCTGTGAAGGCAGGCGAACCGAGGGCTCTGCGCCGTTAG
- a CDS encoding DUF881 domain-containing protein: MSNSADSQGTGAMGSGPGRRPRVRPVRVLTAAVFALAGLIFFTSFNTAKGTDIRQDGSLLKLSDLIQQRSRKNKELDESNATLRGTVDSLAESDDGSTKAQDEKISGLERSAGTQRLTGKALTVTLNDAPPNATAKLPGYPEPQPDYLVIHQQDLQAVVNALWEGGAKGIKVMDQRLISTSAVRCVGNTLILQGRVYSPPYKITAIGDPGKLQQALAASKAIQTYMVYVNVYGLGWKVTEDGTVTLPGYSGTVDLHYAKPVE; this comes from the coding sequence TTGAGCAATTCTGCCGACTCCCAGGGGACGGGAGCAATGGGTTCCGGCCCCGGCCGTCGTCCGCGTGTCCGACCGGTGCGGGTGCTCACGGCCGCCGTCTTCGCCCTCGCCGGGCTCATCTTCTTCACCAGCTTCAACACGGCCAAGGGCACCGACATCCGGCAGGACGGCTCCCTGCTGAAGCTGTCCGACCTGATCCAGCAGCGCAGCCGCAAGAACAAGGAGCTGGACGAGTCCAACGCCACGCTGCGCGGCACCGTGGATTCGCTGGCCGAGAGCGACGACGGCAGCACGAAGGCCCAGGACGAGAAGATCAGCGGGCTGGAGAGGAGCGCGGGCACCCAGCGGCTGACCGGCAAGGCGCTCACCGTCACGCTGAACGACGCCCCGCCGAACGCGACCGCCAAGCTTCCCGGCTATCCCGAGCCGCAGCCCGACTACCTGGTCATCCACCAGCAGGACCTCCAGGCCGTGGTGAACGCCCTGTGGGAGGGCGGCGCCAAAGGCATCAAGGTCATGGACCAGCGGCTGATCTCCACCAGCGCGGTGCGCTGCGTCGGCAACACGCTGATCCTCCAGGGCCGCGTCTACTCACCGCCGTACAAGATCACGGCGATCGGGGACCCCGGCAAGCTGCAGCAGGCGCTCGCGGCGAGCAAGGCGATCCAGACCTACATGGTGTACGTCAACGTCTACGGCCTCGGCTGGAAAGTCACCGAGGACGGGACGGTGACTCTTCCCGGCTACTCGGGCACAGTGGATCTGCACTACGCGAAGCCAGTGGAGTAG
- the crgA gene encoding cell division protein CrgA: MPKSRIRKKADYTPPPAKQAQAIKLNSRAWVAPVMLAMFLIGLAWIVVFYVTDGSLPIDALDNWNIVVGFGFIAAGFGVSTQWK, translated from the coding sequence GTGCCGAAGTCACGTATCCGCAAGAAGGCCGACTACACGCCGCCGCCGGCCAAGCAGGCGCAGGCGATCAAGCTGAACAGCCGCGCCTGGGTCGCTCCGGTCATGCTGGCCATGTTCCTCATCGGCCTGGCCTGGATCGTCGTCTTCTACGTGACGGACGGTTCCCTGCCGATCGACGCGCTGGACAACTGGAACATCGTGGTCGGCTTCGGCTTCATCGCCGCCGGCTTCGGCGTCTCCACCCAGTGGAAGTAG